Below is a window of Brassica napus cultivar Da-Ae chromosome A5, Da-Ae, whole genome shotgun sequence DNA.
GAGGCGGTTCTTTACTCTCCGGACACGAAAGTTCCAAGGAGTGGGGAACTTGCACTAAGAAGAGCCATTCCTGCTAATCCCAATATGAAGACTATACAGGCTTGTCACTCTACTAGACTCTTTACATTCTGTTAGTTGTGGTGGTTATTGATTTTGTTACGCTGTTTTGTGTGGGGTTTCCTTAGGCTTCGTTGGAAGATATATCGTATCTTCTTAGGATCCCTCAAAGAAAGCCTTATGGTACCATGGAGAGCAATGTGAAGAAGGCTCTAAAGGTGAACATGTTATTGTCTTAAGTTGTGAGTTACGTTTGCTAGAGTAGTTAGCACAAGTTTGAACTCCTTCAATTTGTTTCAGGTGGCTATAGACGATAAAGATTCAATATTGGCTAGTATACCAGCAGACTTGAGAGACAAGGGCTCAGAGCTGTATGCATCTCTGGTTGACGGCAAGGTAAACCACAGCTTTGTTCTCAAGTTGATGGACATTAATTTGTGGTGGAAAGGTGATCTGGTGGTGTTAGACTAAACGTTCTCTTTGTTTGCCACTCATTACAATAGGCTGTTCTTATGTTAAAGGTTCGTTTgttttttgtaataaataagTATTAAACCGTGTGTTCTTTTGTTTGAAAGGGTGGACTTCAAGCACTTATAGAATCAATTAGGTATCAAGATCCTGATAAAGTGTCCATTCGCCTGGCATCATCACTAGACACTGTTGCGGAGATGGAGTTATTACAAGTACATACAATTTTTCTGATCTCTTATCTTCTGAGTAAGGTTGAAACGGCATTTAGCACAAGATCTAGTTCCTTATGTTGAAAAGTTTTGTTGCAGGCATCTGGCTTGTCATTTTTGCTTCCTCAGCAATACTTGAACTACCCTAGGTGTGTCTCATTTTCTGTCTCCCTGAGTTAAAATCCCTCTTATGAGCTGCTAATAAAACAGTTCTTATGTGGAAACTGTAGGTTAGCAGGAAGAGGCACTGTGGAAATCACTATTGAGAAACCTGATGGTTCCACATTTCAAGCAGAAGCTGGGGGAGATCAAAGAAAGAGTGCTACAATCCAGGTATTAAAAGTTCAAATCTTATAAATGAAAAAGTACTGTTCTTTCACAAGGCAATGCTCATGCTTATATGATGGATTCAGGTTGTTATAGATGGTTATTCAGCTCCCTTAACGGCAGGGAATTTCGCTAAACTGGTAAGGTAGTTTACTCTAACTTCAATCTTTAGTTAGCTGCACATATTAAACCTAAGAGTAGTCCTGGGCATATTATCCAAAACCCATAAACCAAACTGGAACCGAACGAGTATCTGAATAtcctaaatataataaaaatataatttataaatcgataatcatttttaaaaaacctgAATTGTCCAATTTTTTGGGGTTTACAGGTTTTCCGggttttttaaagtttttttctgTGTCAAACCTGAACCAAACCGGAACTATTTATAATTGGGTTATGTATCgggttttgtaaaaaaatagaaacacgAACCGATCTGAACCAAAAAATGTTTGGTTCCTAAATGGGTCCTATATACCCCAACACGAATAACTCGACCCATGTTTGGTTCCTAAATGGATCCTACATACCCCAACACGAATAACCCGACCTGACTCAAACCAGAAACCCGAATGCCCAGCACTACCTAAGAGGCTGTACTCTGTACGCTTAGATCTTGAAAACAAGCTGTTATTCAGGTAACCAGTGGTGCATATGATGGAACCAAACTCAATACGGTGAACCAAGCTGTTATTACAGAAGATGGGAGTGGTAAGGTGGATAGTGTTAGTGTTCCCTTGGAAGTAATGCCTTCTGGACAGTTCGAACCTCTCTACAGAACTCCATTGAGTGTCCAGGTATTACACAAAAACCGCTTCTATTCCCAAATCAAAACCTGAAAAGCTGACTTtactttcttaatttttttatattggaaAGGATGGAGAGCTACCAGTTCTTCCTTTATCAGTTTATGGAGCTGTTGCAATGGCCCACAGCGAAAACTCAGAGGAATACTCTTCTCCTtaccaattcttcttctacctaTACGATAAAAGAAACGTACGCATCACAACTCTTTAATCCCATATGAGACTAAAGGAGCTAGCTTTTGATCCTTTACTTTCTTGTGCAGTCTGGCTTAGGAGGCTTATCATTTGATGAAGGGCAGTTCTCGGTTTTCGGGTATGTTATATTCAAGAAATTGCTAGGCGGTAACTATACACTTTATATAGGAATATTGATTAGGCGGGTGCATAGACCAATTTTTGAATGCCTAGACCGATTTAAAAAAACCTTCTTATTCGAATTTTTCAGACTTGCAAGATGCATTTGAAGTTGCTTATGTTTGGTACAAATTGTGCAGGTACACAACAGCAGGAAGAGATATTCTTGGGCAGATCAAGACAGGAGATATCATCAAATCTGCTAAACTAATCGAAGGCCAAGATCGTCTTATTTTGCCTGCTCAGAACAACAGCTCATCCACTTGATTCTTCTTCCGTACTACAAGATGTTGTAAACACTTTCTTGTCCCATAACAGAGTACAAGTTTCTTTTTACCGGATTGGCCAATTGGGTCTGAATCTTATTCGAGTTCCAACATTACTGTAATAAAAAGTtctcatttttatttacaaattacaataaaacaaaaaaaaactcaactcAAACGGAAGACATTTTACAGAGTCGGCTAGGTGTTGGCCGGAAATTCAACCACCGGAGATTCATCCGCCGGATCGGAGGCGTTAAAGCTCTCCTCAACACCTCTCTGCTTCCATCACTCGCCTTCCGCATAAGCTTCTCATCGCTTGGCACCAAAAACCCGTGACGCACGCACTTGGCAGAGCCAGGCCGTCCTGAACACGTGCAAGGCTGTCGAACTCTCAGACTTGACCCGTGACTCTTACGTCTGACCCGGTTCGTCTCGGATCTTCCACGCATCTCTGCACCTTCTCCTGATGGGATCCTTCTCACAGCCTGCATCAGTTACTAATGATTATAATCTCTCTTTACTTGCAGAAaactgttttttgttttgtttttatgaaattgtgtgtgtgtgaatgagTTTCTTCTGTGTGTTATATACTTACGTGGAGTTGGGAGAAAACTATAACACCATTGACTTGGTTACATTTTTGTGTGATGGAGAGGTTGGTCTACTTTCAAATTCTGCATGCTCCTCAATTTGTCTAAGTTTGACCAAATCAATTTCCCCAACAGGTCAACGGAAGAATACTTGGAGAAAATTCAATGCTCAATAGAAACATGCTTTTTTGCCTAATTCtacttatttaattatttgttacTCCTAAGTCCTTAACTTACATACTCTCACAAACGCCAAAAAGCTTTGCAATTTGATTTTGTTGGGTCCATTCTATTCTCGACCATACTTAGAAGTTTTGTGAGGTCCATAAAGTTTCCAAACTCCCACAAGAGGGTCCATGTAGTTTTTGATACTTTGTATTGTCACTTCCATCATTAATGGATACACAATGGGCTTTTTGCACAACTTTGATCTTTGGATTTCTCtctagtttttgttttcttccaaATTGTACCATTTTGTGGGTCATTCTGATTTAAGGTATTTGCATCCGTCCCTCCGTCCAGGACAGTGGTAGGGGCAGAAGCAGAATGCAActgtataaatataatttgcaaATTTGGATAAATGctaattttaatacaaaataaagagagaaagaaaacataaacttaATGCATACTGGCATATTCGaatgtaatattagttttatattcaaatttttGAAGCAAGACGTCCATGAATCTCATTTTGTTGTAATGACTGATGATGACTTCAATATCTCTGAGATTGTGAATATAAGTGTTTTGTTATCCTTCTATACAATAATAAATGACTGTATTAAATAGGATTATGAAAGGTTTCTAAAAATTCACTCCAATCGTAGTCAAAAGATGGCCATGTGTATCCAATAAAGAGTTGAAGACAGCGTTAGTTCATATTCCCCGATCTGTCTGTATTTCATCCTTCCATTCATCTCCACCAACCAACACTTATTTACCTTCATTAATATCTTATCCTTACTTTTATCTATGAATTTAATTGAACTAATCCACGTATAAACTTCTAATTCACACATATATGTGTGTGGCAGTAGTAAAAATATCACAACTGTATTAGTGTTTAAAATGCCATCAAACAAATCTCCTGGACATGATGGATACATCACAAAATTCTTCAAAGCAGTTTGGCCAATCATCGGAGAAGATATTGTAGTGGCAGTACAATCCTTCTTTATTAGAGGCTTCTTACCGAAAAGTATCAACTCCACTATTCTCGGGTTAATCCCAAAAATAGATAAGGCGAAAAAATGAAAGACTACTGACCAATCTTCTGCTCCAATATTCTATACAAAGTGATTTCAGAGCTGTTAGCTAATCGACTTAAAAGTATCATGCCAAAATTTATTGCCCCTAATCTGTCAGCATTTGTAAAAGATAGGTTGTTGATGGAGAACTTTCTTTTAGCTACTGAATTAGTCAAAGATTATCATAAATCTGAGATCTCTCCACGATGTGCTATGAAGATAGACGTATCTGAAGCTTTTGATTCAGTACAATGGCCATTCTTGTTCGCTTCTTTAGAGGCACTCGGATTCCATGAGAAATTTGTGCATTGGATTCGCTTATGTGTGTCCACAACATCCTTTTGGGTTCAGGTAAATAGGGAGTTGCCGGGATACTTTAACAGTAACAGAGGTCTGAAGCAAGGATGTGTGCTATCTCCCTCCTTGTTTGTGATTTGTATGAATGTACTCTCTCAAATGATTGATAAAGATGCAGCATATAGAACAGTTGGATACCACCCGAGATGTAAGAATGTTCCTTTGACTCACCTATGCTTGACTAATGACATAATGGTATTTACAGATGGACATAAGAGGTCAGTTGAAGGAATCCtttcagtttttattgagtTTACTAAGTTATATAGTCTGAAGATTAGTGTAGAGAAGTATACATTGTATATGGCAGGCATCACTACAGAGAACCAACAAGCGATTCTAGCCAACTTCCCATTTGCAGCAGGACAACTACCTATAAGGTATCTCGGGCTGTCACTGTTCGCACACAAAATGACGGTCAGCAAAGGAAAGCTCAACAACAGACTTTTGGATGTGGagaaaaattctaaaaagtCAAGAAGCAGCGAAGGATTTCCATCAGGTTGAGGTTAAAATTGACGTCTCTACTTCATTTTGGCATGACCATTGGTGTAACTTGGGGAGACTCTTGAAATTGACTGGCACTGGAGGCCACATTGATCTTGGTATTCCTGCAACTGCGACAGTCGCAGAGGCGATCTCAACTCACCGTTGTCGCCATCATCGAACAGGCTTGCTCAACAAATTGGAGGACGAACTGGACAAACTCAGGTTAGGCAATCACCAAGGTTACGACATTTCTTTATGGCGTAGTAGAGTTGACAAGTTCAAGAACTCTTTCTCTTCAAAAAACACTTGGCTTCAGATACGTGATGACTTCCCCTTACAAAGCTGGAGTAAAGTGGTGTGGTTCAAGTACGCAACTCCGAAGCAATCCTTTCATGTCTGGACAGCTATTTGAGATAGACTATTCACGTGTGATAGAATGAAAAATTAGAATTCGATCAAGTTTGAGTTCTTTGTCGTCAATACACGGAGACAAGAAACCTATCTTTTTTTCTCATGCCCTTTCTCAAGTCAAGTTTGAGATCCTCTTATGAAAGGGCTGCTGCAGGCTGACTACACAGAGACTTGGGAAGATATTATCACACTTCTGCTGAGCCACCATCAAGATCAAGTCCGACTGTTTCTCATGAGATACACATTTCAAACAGCCACACACATGATATAGAGAGAAAGGAATAGTAGAAGGCATGGAAAAAGCCTATTACCAGCAACACAGATCATTAAAACCATCGACAAAACAGTAAGGAATAGGCTCTCCACCTTCCAAAGACAAGATGATCGGAAATACGGCGAGGACATGAACATTTAGTTTGGTTttagaagataaaaaaaaggtttagaagatttttctttatatttatgtttttcacACCATAAACTCAAAAGTAGTACTTGatgtataaaatgttttttgatgaatacaatttaacattcatttataaaaaatcacatttgTGTTTATgaaatctttaaaaaatcacatttgtGTTTATGAAATCAATTACACTAAAAGTTAATGCTGCTACTTTAATTAGTTGTCTACTTGTCTTTTACTCTTTTGTCTTCACCTTTTCTACCGTTTACAAATGTTTTCAAAGTATTTTAGTTGTGTTTTCTTTTGGTGCAATATTTTATCCTATTGTAAACGCATTATGACAAAATGTTTTTATTGGATTTGAGTTAATCTTCTCCACATATATAACGACTGTTTTGCTTTTCTATGGATAGCTGTCTTCGATCTTCATTGTGCATTTTTCTTGCCTCTTTaccatctttctttcttttttttttcagtctcTTACACAATCGTTTTTCTTTAAGAACCCATATGATGTGAAAGCAACAAGATATTGTTCATAAGATTAAAAAATAGACATTTCAACGTTTCAACTGAGCATGAAGGATATACTTAAGAAAAACAGAAAAGGGTATGGAAAATGTATGGCAAGTGTAACCTGAAATAAATATTGTACTGTATGTTTTCCAAAATTAAGTGCTAATGATGTCAAAATATCTGAAAGGCGGTTTGTACTTAACTACTTATTATCTAGAAGAGAATGTAATTAAAGGCGTTTTTAATTTCTTGGTTTATAGATAATGATTCCTTTTGCTGATGTAGAAGCATATGGTCCATCGGTGGCCCTTTCTTCTAGTATTCTTTTATGCATACAGCGTATGCTCTTTTCGTTCTCTTTTTcttaaatacacaattttttgattttttaaaattacatacTTTCTGAAAGTTCGTGGACGACTAGTTCTATGAAAAGGAAATG
It encodes the following:
- the LOC106406648 gene encoding uncharacterized protein LOC106406648, which translates into the protein MQAVRRIPSGEGAEMRGRSETNRVRRKSHGSSLRVRQPCTCSGRPGSAKCVRHGFLVPSDEKLMRKASDGSREVLRRALTPPIRRMNLRWLNFRPTPSRLCKMSSV
- the LOC111215940 gene encoding uncharacterized protein LOC111215940, whose translation is MKIDVSEAFDSVQWPFLFASLEALGFHEKFVHWIRLCVSTTSFWVQMDIRGITTENQQAILANFPFAAGQLPISQEAAKDFHQVEVKIDVSTSFWHDHWCNLGRLLKLTGTGGHIDLGIPATATVAEAISTHRCRHHRTGLLNKLEDELDKLRLGNHQGYDISLWRSRVDKFKNSFSSKNTWLQIRDDFPLQSWSKVVWFKYATPKQSFHVWTAI
- the LOC106406249 gene encoding peptidyl-prolyl cis-trans isomerase CYP37, chloroplastic isoform X2; translation: MKTIQASLEDISYLLRIPQRKPYGTMESNVKKALKVAIDDKDSILASIPADLRDKGSELYASLVDGKGGLQALIESIRYQDPDKVSIRLASSLDTVAEMELLQASGLSFLLPQQYLNYPRLAGRGTVEITIEKPDGSTFQAEAGGDQRKSATIQVVIDGYSAPLTAGNFAKLVTSGAYDGTKLNTVNQAVITEDGSGKVDSVSVPLEVMPSGQFEPLYRTPLSVQDGELPVLPLSVYGAVAMAHSENSEEYSSPYQFFFYLYDKRNSGLGGLSFDEGQFSVFGYTTAGRDILGQIKTGDIIKSAKLIEGQDRLILPAQNNSSST
- the LOC106406249 gene encoding peptidyl-prolyl cis-trans isomerase CYP37, chloroplastic isoform X1, translating into MASPLSLSTVVSHRILSLHPPPLNRSLLFVKPKLPFSRTVSRDLRMRLHSQTTNYGDKEHKPSSIDSKLNPLEGAGTKNLEKVVATILILAQVWSPLPLFGLDSAYISPAEAVLYSPDTKVPRSGELALRRAIPANPNMKTIQASLEDISYLLRIPQRKPYGTMESNVKKALKVAIDDKDSILASIPADLRDKGSELYASLVDGKGGLQALIESIRYQDPDKVSIRLASSLDTVAEMELLQASGLSFLLPQQYLNYPRLAGRGTVEITIEKPDGSTFQAEAGGDQRKSATIQVVIDGYSAPLTAGNFAKLVTSGAYDGTKLNTVNQAVITEDGSGKVDSVSVPLEVMPSGQFEPLYRTPLSVQDGELPVLPLSVYGAVAMAHSENSEEYSSPYQFFFYLYDKRNSGLGGLSFDEGQFSVFGYTTAGRDILGQIKTGDIIKSAKLIEGQDRLILPAQNNSSST